Proteins encoded within one genomic window of Panicum virgatum strain AP13 chromosome 1N, P.virgatum_v5, whole genome shotgun sequence:
- the LOC120656184 gene encoding protein ACTIVITY OF BC1 COMPLEX KINASE 8, chloroplastic-like: MSVAPAAAASLVASTSLSVPAHLRLRRFRLPPRPPPPRPRLPCFRRRSRACPARAVLEDRAPPQAEEDAAKRGGLDGNGSGVGYDDAAVQAYLGSNGNGNGSAGASGNGAAVKEKETAAPTASSAAVVPVVPPVEDEKRRKERVEEIGREDAWFKQSGGESLPQVSVAPGGRWNRFKTYSTIQRTLEIWGFVFTFIFKAWLNNQKFTYRGGITEEKKIMRRKVLAKWLKESILRLGPTFIKIGQQFSTRVDILPQEYVDQLSELQDQVPPFPSETAVKIVEEELGASVNELFDRFDFEPIAAASLGQVHRARLNGQEVVIKVQRPGLKELFDIDLKNLRVIAEYLQKVDPKSDGAKRDWVAIYDECASVLYQEIDYTKEAFNAERFAENFKKFDYVKVPEIYWKYTTPQVLTMEYVPGIKINRINQLDKLGVNRKRLGRYAVESYLEQILSHGFFHADPHPGNIAVDDFNGGRLIFYDFGMMGSISPNIREGLLEVFYGVYEKDPDKVLQAMVQMGVLVPTGDMTAVRRTAQFFLNSFQERLAAQRKEREMTTAELGFKKQLTKEEKFEKKKQRLAAIGEDLLAIAADQPFRFPATFTFVVRAFSVLDGIGKGLDPRFDITEIAKPYARELLRFNEAGVEVVVKDAKKRWERQSRAFYNLFRQPDRVEKLAQIIERLEQGDLKLRVRTLESERAFQRVAAVQKTIGYGIAAGSLANLATMLYFNSIRGPATIAYSLCVFFGLQVLVGLIKVKKLDRQERLITGTA, encoded by the exons ATGTCCgtcgcgcccgcggcggcggcctccctcgTCGCCTCCACCTCGCTCTCCGTCCCCgcccacctccgcctccgccgcttccGCCTCCCCCCGCGGCCCCCGCCTCCCCGTCCCCGGCTCCCGTGCTTCCGCCGGCGATCGCGGgcctgccccgcgcgcgccgtccTCGAGGACCGCGCGCCTCCGCAGGCCGAGGAGGACGCCGCCAAGCGCGGCGGGCTCGACGGGAACGGGAGCGGCGTCGGGTACGACGATGCCGCCGTCCAGGCCTACCTCGGGAGCAACGGGAACGGCAACGGGAGCGCCGGCGCGAGCGGGAACGGCGCCGCggtgaaggagaaggagacCGCGGCGCCGACCGCGAGTAGCGCGGCCGTGGTCCCCGTTGTCCCGCCGGTGGAGGATGAGAAGCGGAGGAAGGAGAGGGTGGAGGAGATCGGGAGGGAGGATGCCTGGTTCAAGCAGAGCGGCGGGGAGAGCTTGCCTCAG GTGTCTGTTGCTCCTGGTGGTCGCTGGAATCGGTTTAAAACTTATTCAACAATTCAAAGAACATTGGAAATATGGGGCTTCGTTTTTACATTTATATTCAAGGCTTGGCTCAACAACCAGAAGTTCACCTACAGAG GGGGGATTACGGAAGAGAAAAAGATAATGAGGAGGAAAGTTCTTGCCAAGTGGCTAAAAGAGAGCATTTTGAGATTAGGCCCCACATTCATCAAAATAGGGCAGCAATTCTCCACCAGAGTGGATATTCTTCCACAGGAATATGTGGATCAGTTATCTGAGTTACAG GATCAAGTTCCTCCATTTCCTTCAGAGACAGCTGTAAAAATCGTCGAAGAAGAGCTGGGGGCATCTGTCAATGAGCTATTTGATAGATTTGATTTTGAACCAATAGCTGCTGCTAGCCTCG GCCAGGTTCATCGGGCACGTCTgaatggccaagaggttgtcATCAAAGTGCAAAGACCTGGTCTGAAGGAGCTGTTTGATATTGATCTGAAGAATTTAAGG GTAATAGCTGAATACCTTCAGAAAGTGGATCCAAAGTCAGATGGTGCCAAGAGAGACTGGGTTGCTATTTATGATGAATGTGCATCTGTTTTATATCAG GAAATTGACTATACGAAGGAAGCATTTAACGCTGAAAGGTTTGCTGAGAACTTCAAAAAATTTGATTATGTGAAGGTTCCTGAAATTTACTGGAAGTATACTACACCTCAG GTTTTAACAATGGAGTATGTCCCAGGAATTAAAATTAACAGAATAAATCAGTTAGACAAATTAGGAGTTAATCGGAAAAG ATTAGGCCGTTATGCTGTTGAGTCCTACCTTGAGCAAATCTTGTCCCATGGATTTTTCCATGCTGACCCG CATCCAGGAAATATTGCTGTTGATGATTTCAATGGTGGGAGGCTTATCTTCTATGACTTTGGAATGATGGGAAG TATCAGTCCAAATATCCGGGAAGGACTACTAGAAGTATTCTATGGAGTTTATGAAAAGGATCCTGACAAA GTGCTTCAAGCAATGGTTCAAATGGGTGTCCTTGTTCCTACCGGAGATATGACTGCGGTCAGAAGAACAGCTCAATTTTTCCTTAATAG CTTTCAAGAGCGCCTTGCAGCacaaaggaaggagagagagatgacAACTGCAGAATTAGGATTTAAAAAGCAATTAACTAAGGAGGAGAAGTTCGAAAAGAAGAAGCAGAGACTTGCTGCAATCG GAGAGGATCTTTTGGCAATTGCTGCTGATCAACCATTTCGGTTCCCTGCCACATTTACATTTGTGGTCAGAGCATTCTCAG TTCTAGATGGCATTGGGAAAGGCCTTGATCCTAGATTTGATATTACAGAGATTGCTAAGCC ATATGCCCGGGAATTGCTAAGATTTAATGAAGCTGGTGTTGAAGTAGTTGTAAAG GATGCAAAGAAGAGATGGGAAAGGCAATCCCGTGCATTTTATAATTTGTTCCGCCAACCTGATAGAGTTGAAAAGCTTGCACAAATCATTGAGCGTTTG GAGCAAGGTGATCTCAAGCTTCGTGTCAGAACACTGGAATCAGAAAGAGCATTTCAAAGAGTTGCCGCTGTTCAGAAGACTATTGGATAT GGAATTGCTGCAGGTAGTTTGGCGAACCTTGCAACCATGTTGTACTTCAATTCGATCCGG GGACCAGCAACAATTGCGTACTCTCTTTGCGTGTTTTTCGGGCTACAAGTTCTTGTTGGCCTTATCAAGGTGAAGAAGTTGGATCGGCAGGAGAGACTGATAACTGGCACTGCCTGA
- the LOC120653593 gene encoding zinc finger BED domain-containing protein RICESLEEPER 3-like, with protein sequence MKLNSGTASSCSRGSRTELDRYLAEECEEDCKKFDILTWWKGQSTRFPILSSLARDVLAIPISTVASESAFSTGGRILDDFRSSLTPFMVEALVCTQDWLRRGTPINVVENTEELTKLEEDIIQEFKDKAIADAHAAKSQIQGSKKKMVTSTNISSQPSKSSKESKNKNSSKEK encoded by the exons ATGAAGCTGAATAGTGGAACAGCAAGCAGTTGCAGCAGGGGCAGCAGGACTGAATTGGATAGATACTTGGCCGAAGAGTGTGAAGAAGATTGCAAAAAGTTTGATATTCTTACTTGGTGGAAGGGGCAGTCAACTAGATTTCCAATATTGTCCAGCTTGGCTCGTGATGTGCTCGCCATCCCAATCTCCACCGTTGCTAGTGAATCTGCCTTTAGCACAGGTGGCCGCATTCTAGATGATTTTAGGAGTTCACTCACTCCATTTATGGTTGAAGCTCTTGTTTGCACTCAAGATTGGCTTAGAAGAGGAACTCCTATCAATGTTGTAGAGAATACAGAAGAGTTGACCAAACTAGAAGAAG ATATTATTCAGGAATTTAAGGACAAAGCAATTGCTGATGCACATGCTGCCAAGTCACAAATCCAAGGCAGCAAAAAGAAGATGGTTACATCCACCAACATTAGCTCCCAGCCAAGCAAGTCCTCCAAGGAAAGCAAAAACAAGAACTCATCTAAAGAAAAATGA